The Agromyces hippuratus genome has a window encoding:
- a CDS encoding transglutaminase family protein gives MTESSTPVHAVPAAPAPVAPSALRPFPKRAWPDVAIISVLSLLGVIGYETSFGDYNFLVAGIGGLVVGTAFGVLGYVLRLGVVTNVLAALLGYFLFGSALTMPAQSLFGVVPTLESLAGLALGAVWGWADIVTIQTPVEAPYYIPVVPYFATWLVALVGTMLASRWLTVRRTPLRATVLLIGPALLFLSGILLGTDETYFAGVRGVAFAAIALIWLGWRRQAAPAASDEGAARLRRRKFAGTGMLVTGAVLVGALAGTALAPTQPDRFVLREEITPPFDPLAFPSPLAGFRAYTKDLADTTLFTAKGLEPGDVIRLASMDSYDGRLWNVAGPDDMASSDGGFELVGETLPLPELMRAGAERSAEIEIAAYDDVWLPGVGYPTRLAFDDAASAASAGDLRYNSATGTAVLTSGVDEEYRYSIDATLQKGIDDDDLINTPAAMIDLPPVENTPDVVVAKAQEFAGGAETPIEQLRAIETALKTQGFLSHGLASDAVPSRAGHGADRMIELFTRSQMIGDEEQYASAMALMARYLGYPARVVMGFAPQIGEDAEAVEVVGDDVTAWVEVAFEDVGWVAFHPTPDETDIPQDQTPKPKSEPQPQVRQPPRSDNEDEDLLTAVEIDDSDDEKKNQPFTIPLWAWITAGVVGIPLLLFFGTMLVIAVIKARRRRRRRNRGSGDRRVAGAWDELTDEFAELGFDVPRVGSRRQTATVIERQLREQGLGDARGAHTDTGPVRVVRADAPASGIRVMPLADATDRAVFGGEEIEQSVVDESWSAASEAVGLARAASGRLRRLFSRFRIRSKRDWAQVDISGAKPAKPARPAKRAEPASGEAAAPAAG, from the coding sequence GTGACCGAATCCTCGACCCCCGTGCACGCGGTCCCTGCGGCTCCGGCACCTGTCGCTCCGTCCGCCCTCCGGCCGTTCCCGAAGCGAGCCTGGCCCGACGTCGCGATCATCTCGGTGCTCTCGCTCCTCGGCGTCATCGGCTACGAGACCTCGTTCGGCGACTACAACTTCCTGGTCGCCGGCATCGGCGGTCTCGTCGTCGGCACCGCGTTCGGCGTGCTCGGCTACGTGCTCCGCCTCGGCGTCGTCACGAACGTGCTCGCGGCCCTGCTCGGCTACTTCCTCTTCGGCAGCGCGCTCACGATGCCCGCCCAGTCGTTGTTCGGGGTGGTGCCGACGCTCGAGTCGCTCGCAGGCCTCGCGCTCGGCGCCGTGTGGGGCTGGGCGGACATCGTCACCATCCAGACGCCGGTCGAGGCGCCCTACTACATCCCGGTCGTGCCCTACTTCGCGACCTGGTTGGTCGCGCTCGTCGGCACGATGCTCGCGAGTCGCTGGCTGACGGTGCGGCGCACTCCGCTCCGGGCGACCGTGCTGCTCATCGGTCCGGCGCTCCTGTTCCTCTCGGGCATCCTGCTCGGCACCGATGAGACCTACTTCGCCGGAGTCCGCGGCGTCGCGTTCGCCGCGATCGCGCTCATCTGGCTCGGCTGGCGCCGACAGGCCGCTCCCGCGGCGAGCGATGAGGGGGCGGCCCGGCTCCGGCGTCGCAAGTTCGCCGGCACGGGCATGCTCGTCACCGGCGCGGTGCTCGTCGGCGCCCTCGCCGGCACTGCGCTCGCCCCGACGCAGCCCGATCGCTTCGTACTGCGCGAGGAGATCACGCCGCCGTTCGACCCGCTCGCGTTCCCGAGCCCGCTCGCGGGCTTCCGCGCGTACACGAAGGACCTCGCCGACACGACGCTCTTCACGGCGAAGGGGCTCGAACCCGGCGACGTCATCCGACTCGCGAGCATGGACTCGTACGACGGTCGTCTCTGGAACGTCGCCGGCCCCGACGACATGGCCTCCTCCGACGGCGGGTTCGAGCTCGTCGGCGAGACCCTGCCGTTGCCCGAGCTGATGCGCGCAGGCGCCGAACGCTCGGCCGAGATCGAGATCGCCGCCTACGACGACGTCTGGCTGCCGGGCGTCGGGTATCCGACCCGACTGGCGTTCGACGACGCGGCGAGCGCCGCCAGCGCGGGCGACCTGCGCTACAACTCCGCGACCGGCACCGCGGTGCTGACGAGCGGCGTCGACGAGGAATACCGCTACTCGATCGACGCGACGCTGCAGAAGGGGATCGACGACGACGACCTGATCAATACTCCCGCCGCCATGATCGACCTGCCACCGGTGGAGAACACGCCCGACGTCGTCGTGGCGAAGGCCCAGGAGTTCGCAGGCGGCGCCGAGACCCCCATCGAGCAGTTGCGCGCGATCGAGACGGCGCTGAAGACCCAGGGCTTCCTGAGCCATGGCCTCGCCTCCGACGCCGTGCCCTCGCGTGCCGGACACGGCGCCGACCGCATGATCGAGCTCTTCACGCGGAGCCAGATGATCGGCGACGAGGAGCAGTACGCCTCGGCGATGGCCCTCATGGCGAGGTACCTCGGGTATCCGGCCCGGGTGGTCATGGGATTCGCGCCGCAGATCGGCGAAGACGCCGAAGCCGTCGAAGTCGTGGGCGACGACGTCACGGCCTGGGTCGAGGTCGCCTTCGAGGACGTCGGCTGGGTGGCGTTCCACCCCACGCCCGACGAGACCGACATCCCGCAGGATCAGACCCCGAAGCCGAAGTCGGAGCCGCAGCCTCAGGTGCGCCAGCCTCCGCGGAGCGACAACGAGGACGAGGACCTGCTCACCGCGGTCGAGATCGACGACAGCGACGACGAGAAGAAGAACCAGCCGTTCACCATCCCGCTCTGGGCCTGGATCACGGCCGGCGTGGTGGGCATTCCGCTGCTGCTGTTCTTCGGCACGATGCTCGTGATCGCGGTGATCAAGGCGCGCCGTCGCCGTCGCCGTCGCAACCGCGGGTCGGGAGATCGACGCGTTGCGGGGGCCTGGGACGAGCTGACCGACGAGTTCGCCGAGCTCGGCTTCGACGTGCCGCGTGTCGGCAGCCGCCGGCAGACGGCCACGGTGATCGAGCGTCAGTTGCGCGAACAGGGTCTCGGCGATGCGCGCGGAGCGCACACCGACACGGGGCCCGTGCGGGTCGTCCGCGCCGATGCGCCCGCGAGCGGCATCCGCGTGATGCCGCTGGCAGATGCCACCGACCGAGCGGTCTTCGGAGGCGAGGAGATCGAGCAGAGCGTCGTCGACGAGAGCTGGAGCGCGGCGAGCGAGGCGGTCGGCCTCGCGCGCGCGGCATCCGGTCGTCTCAGGCGTCTCTTCAGCCGCTTCCGCATCCGGTCGAAGCGGGACTGGGCGCAGGTCGACATCTCGGGAGCGAAGCCGGCCAAGCCCGCAAGACCGGCCAAGCGCGCTGAGCCCGCAAGCGGCGAGGCCGCTGCACCGGCAGCGGGATGA
- a CDS encoding AAA family ATPase codes for MAVTQEQADWFSDAFAKLVDNVDQAILGKREVIRLVVTALLSDGHVLLEDVPGTGKTVLAKALANTLDGSNSRIQFTPDLLPSDVTGVTIYDQGKGVFEFHKGPIFASIVLADEINRASPKTQSALLEVMEEARVTVDGVSHDVGRPFMVIATQNPVEQAGTYTLPEAQLDRFLIKTSLGYPDHNTAVALLLDSSNRARASKVSPIIAPGSVAAMAQLASEVFVDASVLAYLNHIVTATRTHKDSTLGVSMRGALALARAVKTWALSQGRTYVTPDDVRELAVPVLAHRIIVDPESDFAGVTAEDIVSRVLVDIEPPAYRAA; via the coding sequence ATGGCAGTGACACAGGAACAGGCGGACTGGTTCTCCGACGCCTTCGCGAAGCTCGTCGACAACGTCGACCAGGCGATCCTCGGCAAGCGAGAGGTCATCAGGCTCGTCGTGACGGCGCTGCTCAGCGACGGCCACGTGCTGCTCGAAGACGTGCCGGGCACCGGCAAGACGGTGCTCGCCAAGGCGCTCGCCAACACGCTCGACGGCTCGAACTCGCGCATCCAGTTCACTCCCGACCTGCTGCCGTCGGATGTCACGGGCGTGACGATCTACGACCAGGGCAAGGGCGTCTTCGAGTTCCACAAGGGCCCGATCTTCGCCTCGATCGTGCTCGCCGACGAGATCAACCGTGCGAGCCCGAAGACGCAGTCGGCCCTCCTCGAGGTGATGGAGGAGGCGCGCGTCACCGTCGACGGCGTGAGCCACGACGTCGGCCGCCCGTTCATGGTCATCGCGACCCAGAACCCCGTCGAGCAGGCCGGCACCTACACGTTGCCCGAGGCGCAGCTCGACCGCTTCCTGATCAAGACCTCGCTCGGCTACCCCGACCACAACACCGCCGTCGCGCTCCTCCTCGACTCCTCGAACCGGGCTCGCGCCTCGAAGGTCTCGCCGATCATCGCCCCCGGGTCGGTGGCGGCTATGGCCCAGCTCGCCTCCGAGGTGTTCGTCGATGCATCCGTGCTCGCGTACCTCAACCACATCGTGACCGCGACCCGCACCCACAAGGACTCCACGCTCGGCGTCAGCATGCGCGGTGCGCTCGCGCTCGCACGCGCCGTGAAGACCTGGGCGCTGTCGCAGGGCCGCACCTACGTGACGCCCGACGACGTGCGAGAGCTCGCCGTGCCCGTGCTCGCGCACCGCATCATCGTCGACCCCGAATCGGACTTCGCCGGCGTCACCGCCGAAGACATCGTGAGCCGAGTGCTGGTCGACATCGAACCGCCCGCGTACCGCGCGGCATGA
- a CDS encoding DUF58 domain-containing protein: MTSTATPERAEAAAPRVPSQTAIALRGLWRAVAGGVRNALRLSGQALGRVFGFAAPVTSVISPLGWIVLAGAVVAFALSRIFGWIEFGFVAATLAAALLVAVAFVFGRANFSVHIELNPHRVVAGERALGRMLVTNIAAKPSIPSRMELPVGGAVAEFVVPVLAPGAEHDELFAVPTHRRAVIVAGPAITVRGDQLGLLRRTVRWTDEVELFVHPVTARLAPSASGLVRDLEGEVTKTITNDDISFHALRSYEPGDALRNVHWRTSARTGQLMVRQFEETRRSQLTIVHTTDRAAYASDDEFELAISITASIGVQVVRDGTRMSIVSERMPLSTATPTSLLDDSSRLVETSGDHANLRDFARDSTKRLPPPSVVMIVGGSQVPLAEFRAAETVFGLDTQTIGFRAEFGAPSRIAKVSGLTVVTIGAIGDLPRVMRRVRP; encoded by the coding sequence ATGACGAGTACCGCCACGCCCGAACGCGCGGAGGCCGCCGCTCCGCGCGTTCCCTCGCAGACCGCCATCGCCCTGCGGGGTCTCTGGCGAGCCGTCGCGGGCGGCGTCCGCAATGCGCTCCGGCTGTCAGGGCAGGCACTGGGACGCGTCTTCGGGTTCGCGGCGCCGGTGACGAGCGTGATCTCGCCCCTCGGCTGGATCGTGCTCGCCGGCGCGGTGGTGGCGTTCGCGCTCAGCCGCATCTTCGGCTGGATCGAGTTCGGCTTCGTCGCGGCGACGCTCGCCGCCGCGCTCCTCGTCGCGGTCGCGTTCGTCTTCGGCCGTGCGAACTTCAGCGTGCACATCGAGCTGAACCCGCACCGCGTCGTCGCGGGCGAGCGTGCACTCGGCCGCATGCTCGTGACGAACATCGCCGCGAAGCCGTCGATCCCGTCGCGCATGGAGCTGCCGGTCGGCGGCGCCGTCGCCGAGTTCGTGGTTCCGGTGCTCGCACCGGGAGCCGAGCACGACGAGCTCTTCGCCGTGCCGACGCATCGTCGTGCCGTCATCGTCGCCGGCCCCGCGATCACGGTGCGCGGCGACCAGCTCGGACTGCTGCGCCGCACCGTGCGCTGGACCGACGAGGTCGAGCTCTTCGTGCACCCCGTGACGGCCCGGCTGGCGCCGAGCGCCTCGGGCCTCGTGCGCGACCTCGAGGGCGAGGTCACGAAGACGATCACGAACGACGACATCTCCTTCCACGCCCTGCGCTCCTACGAGCCGGGCGATGCGCTCCGCAACGTGCACTGGCGCACCTCGGCCCGCACCGGCCAGCTCATGGTGCGCCAGTTCGAGGAGACCCGCCGGTCGCAGCTCACGATCGTGCACACGACCGACCGCGCCGCGTACGCCTCTGACGACGAGTTCGAACTCGCCATCTCCATCACCGCGTCGATCGGCGTCCAGGTCGTGCGCGACGGCACCCGCATGAGCATCGTGAGCGAGCGGATGCCGCTCTCCACCGCCACCCCGACGTCGCTGCTCGACGACTCCTCGCGTCTGGTCGAGACGTCGGGCGACCATGCGAACCTGCGCGACTTCGCGCGGGACTCGACGAAGCGCCTGCCGCCGCCGAGCGTCGTGATGATCGTCGGCGGCTCCCAGGTGCCTCTCGCCGAATTCCGCGCCGCCGAGACGGTCTTCGGCCTCGACACGCAGACCATCGGGTTCCGAGCCGAGTTCGGTGCGCCGTCGCGCATCGCGAAGGTGTCGGGCCTCACGGTCGTGACGATCGGCGCGATCGGCGACCTTCCCCGAGTGATGCGGCGGGTGCGACCGTGA
- a CDS encoding FHA domain-containing protein yields MEHEGFIVPPPGLIPDTVEAPPRPAPAVAPAAFPTFKPVAPAPPPQPVLPEGEAPPHGPWVLSLDDGQRFQVGGSLVLGRDPAPVPVRPHAVLVPVVDAAKSVSKTHAIIDLEGAELSITDLHSTNGVLVTDAHGVERDLDPGERVVLSPGDRVELGTFAVHVERA; encoded by the coding sequence GTGGAGCACGAGGGGTTCATCGTTCCGCCTCCGGGGTTGATCCCCGACACGGTCGAGGCGCCGCCGCGGCCCGCGCCCGCCGTGGCGCCGGCCGCATTCCCGACGTTCAAGCCGGTGGCGCCCGCGCCGCCGCCGCAGCCGGTGCTGCCCGAAGGGGAGGCGCCACCGCACGGCCCGTGGGTGCTGTCGCTCGACGACGGCCAGCGATTCCAGGTCGGCGGTTCGCTCGTGCTCGGTCGCGACCCCGCGCCGGTTCCGGTGCGGCCGCACGCGGTGCTCGTGCCCGTCGTCGATGCCGCGAAGTCGGTGTCGAAGACCCACGCGATCATCGATCTCGAGGGCGCCGAACTCTCGATCACCGACCTGCACTCGACGAACGGCGTGCTCGTGACCGATGCGCACGGCGTCGAGCGCGACCTCGATCCGGGTGAGCGCGTCGTGCTCTCGCCGGGCGACCGGGTCGAACTCGGCACATTCGCGGTGCACGTCGAGCGCGCGTGA